The Salvia miltiorrhiza cultivar Shanhuang (shh) chromosome 1, IMPLAD_Smil_shh, whole genome shotgun sequence genome has a window encoding:
- the LOC131008826 gene encoding uncharacterized protein LOC131008826 yields the protein MLVIEIANQAAAQHKSSQFPSNTTVNPKGKCNAIFDDTVSPEDEEAIEFFLANCEETSKEHESLIEEPHKAPVPLREYFPKGPLPRRLMKRKVLEEQCAEKPSKKCNAIQQRRLRRPLTPLSPISRLSHTPPSPSSSLIKLTAAVETRRRCSSDEPPPPALSLTSLDRSSLWNSGDSSENRHRPPLTPTLLYFSDRGRATAAKAAELWPPSVSLSLPSGDCSSDKPPRRNPNLHPEQLRPATTPHRTGTGRQLPPRRRCRRPAATCCSLLPLSRLGQRTHTIKHKETLPIQSRFTK from the exons ATGCTTGTTATAgaa attgccaaccaagcagccgCGCAGCACAAGTCGAGCCAATTCCcgagcaacactactgtcaatccaAAGGGCAAATGCAATGCGATTTTCGATGACACTGTGTCTCCTGAAGATGAGGAAGCGATTGAATTTTTCCTGGCAAACTGTGAGGAGACGAGCAAGGagcatgaatctctgattgaggaaccacACAAGGCTCctgttccacttagggaatactTTCCAAAGGGTCCACTtccccgtaggctgatgaagagaaaggtgcttgaagagcaatgtgctgaGAAGCCGAGCAAAAAGTGTAATGCAATTCAA CAGCGCCGCCTCCGCCGTCCCCTGACTCCCCTCTCCCCCATCTCTCGCCTCTCACACACACCTCCTTCTCCCTCATCCTCACTCATCAAACTAACCGCCGCTGTGGAGACTCGCCGGAGATGTAGCAGTGACGAGCCGCCGCCACCAGCTCTCTCTCTGACCTCTCTCGACCGATCCTCCCTCTGGAACTCCGGCGATAGCAGCGAGAACCGCCACCGACCGCCGCTGACTCCGACTCTCCTCTACTTCTCCGACCGTGGCCGAGCAACAGCAGCCAAGGCCGCCGAGCTCTggcctccctcggtctctctctctctaccttccggcgactgcagcagcgaTAAGCCGCCTCGCCGGAACCCTAACCTCCACCCAGAACAGCTCCGACCAGCTACCACCCCACACAG AACAGGGACTGGGCGGCAGTTGCCGCCGCGCCGCCGTTGCCGGCGCCCAGCAGCCACCTGCTGCTCCCTCCTTCCCCTCTCACGACTCGGACAGCGCACACACACAATAAAGCATAAGGAAACCCTCCCAATTCAATCCAGATTCACAAAGTAA